A single window of Paenibacillus thermoaerophilus DNA harbors:
- the yycF gene encoding response regulator YycF, with the protein MKAKILVVDDEQPIADILKFNLEKEGYEVVCAFDGHAAVEAAFREQPDLILLDIMLPGKDGMEVCREIRSRLHTPIIMLTAKDSEIDKVLGLEMGADDYVTKPFGNRELLARVRAHLRRQQKQKAPEPESTQIMRIHQLAIDNDMYTVSKDGVPLDLTHREFELLQYMARNMGRVMTREHLLQAVWGYEYLGDVRTVDVTIRRLREKIEDDPGRPEYILTRRGLGYLMRNPGTEGPR; encoded by the coding sequence ATGAAGGCCAAAATTCTCGTAGTCGACGATGAGCAGCCGATCGCGGATATCCTGAAGTTCAATCTGGAGAAGGAAGGGTACGAGGTCGTCTGCGCCTTCGACGGACATGCCGCGGTGGAAGCGGCGTTCCGGGAGCAGCCCGATCTCATCCTGCTCGACATCATGCTGCCGGGCAAGGACGGCATGGAGGTCTGCCGCGAAATACGCAGCCGCCTGCATACGCCGATCATCATGCTGACCGCGAAGGACTCCGAGATCGACAAAGTTCTCGGCTTGGAGATGGGAGCGGACGACTACGTGACCAAGCCGTTCGGCAATCGCGAGCTGCTCGCCCGCGTGAGGGCGCATCTGCGCCGCCAGCAGAAGCAGAAGGCGCCCGAGCCGGAATCGACCCAGATCATGCGCATCCATCAGTTGGCTATCGACAACGATATGTACACGGTCAGCAAGGATGGCGTTCCGCTTGATCTGACCCACCGCGAATTCGAGCTCCTACAATATATGGCCCGCAATATGGGCCGCGTGATGACGCGCGAGCATCTGCTGCAGGCGGTGTGGGGATACGAATACCTCGGCGATGTCCGTACGGTGGATGTGACGATCCGCCGGCTGCGGGAGAAGATTGAGGACGATCCGGGACGTCCGGAATATATCCTGACCCGGCGCGGGCTCGGGTATTTAATGCGCAATCCCGGCACGGAGGGGCCCAGATGA
- a CDS encoding S1C family serine protease — translation MTVSLFDDDFYSTRTSNAKRWSVKPERPGSWLLGVALVAAGAFLMLVALWMSGVLGGRGGSHNGESSDERVIAAVEKVLPTVVSIISKTTSEGKDGKPDSYALGIGSGVIFGKKDGKALIVTNNHVVQYATEVEIVLSSGEHRQGKIVGMDLFTDLAVVETDDKGIKQVAEFGDSERLRPGETAIAIGSPLGLGLSQSITTGVISGPQRRIPVSLNMDGRLDWEMDVIQTDAAINQGNSGGALVNLSGKVIGINSMKISDTGVEGLGFALPIHQVKPVLESLLQYGKVLRPKMGIRMVDLSEYENPEALKLPESVEGGLIVIEVLPGPSLEAGMQTGDIIVELDGKPVRSTLELRQYLYSEKKIGDKLKVTYYRDGKKNTVTIKLEEY, via the coding sequence ATGACAGTGAGCTTGTTCGATGATGATTTTTATTCGACCCGGACGTCGAACGCAAAACGGTGGTCGGTCAAGCCGGAGCGGCCCGGCAGTTGGCTGCTGGGCGTGGCGCTTGTGGCGGCTGGCGCTTTCCTGATGCTGGTCGCGCTTTGGATGTCCGGCGTGCTTGGCGGCAGGGGCGGAAGCCATAACGGCGAATCGTCAGACGAACGGGTCATTGCGGCTGTCGAAAAAGTTCTTCCGACGGTGGTCAGTATTATCAGCAAGACCACGTCGGAAGGCAAGGACGGCAAACCCGACTCGTACGCGCTCGGGATCGGCTCCGGGGTGATCTTCGGCAAGAAGGACGGCAAAGCGCTGATCGTCACGAATAATCATGTGGTGCAGTACGCGACGGAGGTCGAGATTGTCCTGAGCAGCGGCGAACACCGTCAAGGCAAAATCGTCGGCATGGACCTATTCACCGACTTGGCGGTGGTGGAGACAGACGACAAAGGCATCAAGCAGGTGGCGGAGTTCGGCGATTCGGAGCGGTTGCGACCGGGGGAGACGGCGATCGCGATCGGCAGCCCGCTGGGCTTGGGTCTGTCGCAATCGATTACGACGGGCGTCATCAGCGGACCGCAGCGGCGAATTCCGGTGTCGCTGAATATGGACGGCCGGCTCGATTGGGAGATGGACGTGATTCAGACGGATGCGGCCATCAACCAGGGCAACAGCGGCGGCGCGCTGGTGAATCTGAGCGGCAAGGTGATCGGGATCAACAGCATGAAGATCTCCGACACCGGCGTCGAGGGCTTGGGGTTCGCGCTGCCGATCCATCAGGTGAAGCCGGTGCTGGAGAGCCTACTGCAGTACGGCAAGGTCCTGCGGCCGAAGATGGGCATCCGGATGGTCGATCTGAGCGAATACGAGAATCCGGAGGCGCTCAAGCTTCCCGAGTCGGTGGAGGGCGGCCTGATCGTTATTGAGGTGCTGCCGGGGCCTTCCCTGGAGGCGGGCATGCAGACCGGCGACATCATCGTGGAGCTCGACGGCAAGCCGGTCCGCTCGACGTTGGAGTTGAGGCAGTACCTCTACTCGGAGAAAAAAATCGGCGATAAGCTGAAGGTAACTTATTATCGCGACGGCAAGAAGAATACGGTT
- the walK gene encoding cell wall metabolism sensor histidine kinase WalK: MKGIRLFRTIRLKLNIIYVLLILVAMQVIFVYFVRTMESSFRENYADSLRDQAVFLADIAKEYLSPKTDSAASPEDKQRGFAQLADLFPDNRKEIQIIDANGIIRSSTSANAAEPGSIKSTQPEVIQALQSGKSIERDLFDPLDGKPKKLVAQPIAEGDKVLGVVYIIGSMEELYNTMDRINQIFVSGLLIALGLTAVLGVVLSHTITSPIQEMTKQATAVAEGRYDQRVRVRGEDEIGQLAQAFNHMTHRLKEALSINEEETEKLASILSNMNDGVIAADIQGRVILMNRRAREMLGLPRGEESEDTQREMESLLGVPRQELLRHMRAGGGVAMIELGQEEAPLSVRVVFSPIHRRDRGDTGIIAVLQDVTEQEKLERSRREFVADVSHELRTPLTTIKSYLEALEDGALDDPALAHKFVGVTRNETERMIRLVNDLLQLSRLDSRQWIVTKERTDIVDMLDEVADRFSVQTQNRNIRIHIQAESGVRYAWLDRDQIDQVLDNLVSNAVKYTPDGGTIRIAAGRRGDKLQVSVEDNGIGIPKKDLERIFERFYRVDKARSRGMGGTGLGLSIAREIIKAHGGTIEMESEVNKGTKVTFTIPLEEGGDAE; encoded by the coding sequence ATGAAAGGAATCCGCCTGTTTCGGACGATTCGGCTCAAACTGAATATCATTTACGTTCTGCTGATTCTCGTCGCGATGCAGGTCATTTTCGTTTATTTCGTGCGGACGATGGAAAGCAGCTTCCGCGAGAACTATGCCGATTCGCTTCGCGATCAGGCGGTATTCCTCGCCGATATCGCCAAGGAATATTTGTCGCCGAAGACGGATTCCGCCGCATCGCCGGAGGACAAGCAGCGGGGATTCGCCCAACTCGCGGACTTGTTTCCGGATAACCGCAAGGAGATCCAGATTATCGACGCCAACGGCATTATCCGGAGCAGCACATCAGCGAACGCCGCCGAGCCGGGGTCGATCAAGTCGACGCAGCCCGAGGTTATCCAGGCGCTGCAGAGCGGCAAGAGCATCGAGCGCGATCTGTTCGACCCGCTGGACGGCAAGCCGAAGAAGCTCGTCGCCCAACCGATCGCCGAAGGGGACAAGGTGCTGGGCGTCGTGTACATCATCGGCTCGATGGAAGAGCTCTATAACACGATGGACCGCATCAATCAGATATTCGTCTCCGGTCTGCTGATTGCGCTCGGTCTTACGGCAGTGCTGGGCGTCGTGCTGTCGCATACGATCACCAGCCCCATCCAGGAGATGACCAAGCAGGCGACGGCGGTCGCCGAAGGCCGCTACGATCAGCGGGTGCGCGTGAGAGGCGAGGACGAGATCGGACAGTTGGCGCAAGCGTTTAATCATATGACGCACCGCCTCAAGGAGGCGCTGTCGATCAACGAGGAAGAGACGGAGAAGCTGGCGTCGATCTTGTCGAACATGAACGACGGCGTGATCGCGGCCGACATCCAGGGCCGGGTCATCCTCATGAACCGTCGGGCCCGGGAGATGCTGGGTTTGCCCCGGGGCGAGGAATCGGAGGATACGCAGCGCGAGATGGAATCGCTGCTCGGCGTGCCTCGCCAAGAATTGCTGCGGCATATGCGCGCCGGCGGAGGCGTGGCGATGATCGAGCTGGGGCAGGAGGAAGCCCCGCTATCGGTGCGAGTCGTATTCTCCCCGATCCATCGGCGGGACCGCGGCGACACCGGCATCATCGCCGTGCTGCAGGACGTCACGGAGCAGGAGAAGCTGGAGCGGTCGCGGCGCGAGTTCGTCGCCGACGTCTCGCATGAGCTGAGGACGCCGCTGACGACGATCAAGAGCTATCTGGAGGCGCTGGAGGACGGAGCGCTGGACGATCCCGCCCTGGCGCACAAGTTCGTCGGGGTGACGCGGAACGAGACGGAGCGGATGATCCGGCTCGTCAACGATCTGCTGCAGCTCTCGCGGCTGGATTCGCGCCAATGGATCGTGACCAAGGAGCGCACCGATATCGTCGACATGCTGGATGAGGTCGCGGACCGGTTCTCCGTGCAGACGCAGAACCGGAACATCCGGATTCATATTCAGGCGGAGAGCGGGGTCCGGTACGCCTGGCTCGACAGGGACCAGATCGATCAGGTGCTCGACAACCTCGTGTCGAACGCCGTGAAATACACGCCGGACGGAGGCACGATCCGAATCGCCGCCGGAAGGCGCGGCGACAAGCTGCAGGTGTCCGTAGAGGATAACGGCATCGGGATTCCGAAGAAGGATTTGGAGCGCATATTCGAGCGGTTTTACCGGGTCGACAAAGCCCGGTCGCGCGGAATGGGCGGCACGGGGCTCGGTTTGTCGATTGCCCGGGAAATAATCAAGGCGCACGGCGGGACGATCGAAATGGAATCGGAGGTTAATAAAGGGACAAAGGTCACGTTTACGATACCGCTGGAGGAAGGGGGCGATGCCGAATGA
- the yycI gene encoding two-component system regulatory protein YycI has protein sequence MDWGRAKTILIATFLLLNLMLGFELWVNRTGLSGSGSQSDAALGEIKQILAIKGIAMQAEIPKEMPNLKKYVVKLEEAVGRGEAEINPPIKIAGPVTSDKLKSAVGNVIPRLDDYVLDPLAEQKGIYVLSQVLAAYPVFGVELRLYQRGDELYRYNQQYVQSISEVDPEQPMLSAAVAFRRLLERDDVQGPATVKEIKLGLSYRPIDNSDGLAVPTWRVAIETGGESTLRWFYIDAFSGEVSEGLKPASEAAE, from the coding sequence ATGGATTGGGGACGGGCCAAGACGATCTTGATCGCAACGTTCCTCCTGCTCAACTTGATGCTCGGCTTCGAGCTCTGGGTCAATCGGACCGGGCTGTCCGGGTCCGGCTCGCAGTCCGATGCGGCGCTTGGCGAGATCAAGCAGATTCTGGCGATAAAAGGAATCGCGATGCAGGCGGAAATTCCGAAGGAGATGCCCAACTTAAAAAAATATGTGGTAAAATTGGAGGAAGCGGTAGGCCGCGGCGAGGCGGAGATCAATCCGCCGATCAAGATTGCCGGGCCGGTTACTTCCGACAAGCTGAAGTCGGCCGTCGGGAACGTCATTCCGAGACTGGACGACTATGTGCTGGACCCGCTTGCGGAGCAGAAAGGCATATACGTGCTGAGCCAGGTGCTAGCCGCGTATCCCGTGTTCGGGGTCGAGCTGCGGCTGTATCAGCGCGGCGATGAACTGTACCGATATAACCAGCAATACGTCCAGTCGATTTCCGAGGTGGACCCGGAGCAGCCGATGCTGTCCGCGGCGGTCGCGTTCCGGCGGCTGCTGGAGCGGGACGACGTGCAAGGGCCTGCGACGGTCAAGGAGATCAAGCTGGGCCTCAGCTATCGGCCGATCGACAATTCGGACGGACTGGCGGTGCCGACCTGGCGGGTGGCGATCGAGACCGGAGGTGAATCGACGCTGCGCTGGTTCTACATCGACGCGTTCAGCGGCGAGGTGTCCGAGGGCTTGAAGCCGGCGTCGGAAGCGGCAGAGTGA
- a CDS encoding YycH family regulatory protein, producing the protein MIERIKSALLFLLVVASLVQSYLIVFGSPRYEMIRRDEYVQTDLPGTRLAMEELVYPDQIVLHLGQDRHTVLQPGASSIFYKQVWEFVRQRTFDGFRRSPSVTGPLEWDEIRAKNKGIEIRFRAGIPFEVLGSLVRIQGDVDLNSGLIYKIWIYAAEERDEVRVAFFTQGGYALYEASKADINRDDVERLAAFGEYQPAYQYRAQDYYVPAEPLPMVRQRLPIKAYEIEQWKKSLFLDPAGTRTIPDMEGTDMYTDGKRVLRVRETKKWLVYSDPQPVTSKPNVVMENVRAAIGFVNQHGGWNGAYRAVRVPVEPETGRQTFEFVQYVDQYPIVSDQAEPFGTIRMSLQNGTVSAYERSTIYIPEDALRSRSPDLPREQADLPGGKALDERLAAYANKDRITALYPAYKPVIGDNAVDLVPVWAVELADGKTELLE; encoded by the coding sequence ATGATCGAACGGATCAAATCGGCGCTGCTCTTCTTGCTGGTGGTCGCCAGCCTGGTGCAAAGCTATCTGATCGTCTTCGGCAGCCCCCGGTACGAGATGATTCGCCGCGACGAATACGTGCAGACCGATCTGCCGGGCACGCGGCTGGCGATGGAAGAGCTCGTCTACCCGGACCAGATCGTGCTGCATCTGGGGCAGGATCGTCATACGGTGCTGCAGCCGGGGGCGTCGAGCATTTTCTACAAGCAAGTATGGGAGTTCGTCCGACAGCGGACCTTCGATGGCTTCCGGCGCAGTCCGTCCGTGACCGGACCACTGGAATGGGATGAGATTCGGGCGAAAAACAAAGGAATCGAGATCCGCTTCCGCGCGGGCATCCCGTTTGAGGTGCTGGGTTCGTTGGTGCGCATTCAAGGCGACGTGGACCTGAACAGCGGCCTGATTTACAAGATCTGGATCTATGCGGCCGAGGAACGGGACGAGGTGCGGGTGGCGTTTTTCACGCAGGGGGGATACGCCCTCTACGAAGCGTCCAAAGCGGATATCAACCGGGACGACGTGGAACGGCTGGCGGCGTTCGGGGAATACCAGCCGGCCTACCAGTACCGGGCGCAGGACTATTACGTGCCGGCGGAGCCGCTCCCGATGGTTCGCCAGCGGCTGCCGATCAAGGCGTACGAGATCGAACAGTGGAAGAAAAGCCTGTTTCTCGACCCGGCCGGCACCCGGACGATTCCCGATATGGAAGGCACGGACATGTACACGGACGGCAAGCGCGTGCTGCGGGTGCGGGAGACGAAGAAATGGCTTGTGTATTCGGATCCGCAGCCGGTTACGAGCAAGCCCAACGTGGTGATGGAAAATGTGCGGGCCGCGATCGGCTTCGTCAACCAGCACGGCGGGTGGAACGGAGCTTACCGGGCGGTTCGCGTGCCGGTCGAGCCGGAGACGGGGCGGCAGACGTTCGAGTTTGTCCAATACGTGGACCAATACCCGATCGTCTCGGACCAGGCGGAACCGTTCGGCACCATCCGGATGTCGCTGCAGAACGGCACGGTCTCCGCTTACGAGCGGTCGACGATCTATATTCCCGAGGACGCGCTTCGGTCGCGGTCGCCCGATTTGCCCCGCGAGCAGGCGGACCTGCCCGGCGGCAAGGCGCTCGACGAGCGGTTGGCCGCTTACGCGAACAAGGACCGGATAACGGCGCTTTATCCGGCGTACAAGCCCGTGATCGGCGACAACGCGGTCGATCTCGTGCCGGTCTGGGCGGTTGAACTGGCGGACGGCAAGACGGAGCTGCTGGAATAA
- a CDS encoding MBL fold metallo-hydrolase translates to MSLRFSVLASGSTGNGVLVANERVKLLVDAGLSAKKMEQLMQERGVSPSELQAILVTHEHSDHIKGVGALARKYDLPVYANEKTWREMERTVGELPEPQRKVLRTGEELWFDGLRVESYGISHDAAEPVGYCFEENGVKLSLATDLGYVSSKVMEKIHDSDVLVLEANHDVDMLRMGRYPWNIKRRILGDKGHLSNEAAGEALCELLSGRTKRVYLAHLSRDHNLMDLARMTVDQLLEQRGVYRTNRVRLMDTYYDRPTEWDSVAAE, encoded by the coding sequence ATGTCTTTGCGATTCAGCGTGTTGGCCAGCGGGTCAACGGGGAACGGCGTCTTGGTGGCGAACGAACGGGTGAAGCTGCTCGTCGACGCCGGACTAAGCGCCAAAAAAATGGAACAACTGATGCAGGAGCGGGGGGTATCGCCGTCGGAGCTGCAGGCGATTCTGGTTACGCACGAGCACTCCGATCATATCAAGGGCGTCGGAGCGCTTGCGCGCAAATACGATCTGCCTGTCTATGCGAATGAGAAGACGTGGCGGGAGATGGAACGCACGGTCGGCGAGCTGCCGGAGCCGCAGCGCAAGGTGCTGCGGACCGGCGAGGAGCTCTGGTTCGACGGCCTTCGCGTCGAATCGTACGGCATCTCCCACGATGCGGCGGAGCCGGTCGGGTACTGCTTCGAGGAGAACGGCGTGAAGCTCAGTCTGGCGACGGATCTGGGTTATGTCAGCAGCAAGGTGATGGAGAAGATTCACGACTCCGACGTGCTCGTGCTGGAAGCGAACCACGACGTCGATATGCTGCGCATGGGCCGTTATCCGTGGAACATCAAGCGGCGCATCCTCGGGGACAAGGGGCACTTGTCCAACGAAGCGGCGGGAGAAGCGCTCTGCGAGCTGTTGTCGGGCCGGACGAAGCGGGTGTATCTGGCTCATCTGAGCCGGGATCACAACCTGATGGATCTGGCCCGCATGACGGTCGATCAGTTGCTGGAGCAGCGCGGCGTCTACCGGACGAATCGGGTTCGTCTGATGGATACATACTACGACCGCCCTACGGAATGGGATTCCGTGGCGGCCGAGTAG